The Cystobacter fuscus DSM 2262 region ATGATCAGGGCTTCATCTGGTGGGGTTGGTGGAACAAGTCGGGCGAGGCCGTACCCGAGCGGGTCTTCGCGGAGCTGAAGGAGCGTGCCCTGAAAGACGGGTTGACGGTCTATCTCTTTGACTCAGGTCACGAGCGTGTGTACTCAGCGACCTGCAAAGACATCCAATGGGCCACCGCGCGTGCGCGAATGGCCTCGCCGGACCCCAAGCGGACACCCGAGTACTACAACGAGCAGCAATACCTCGCTTGGTTCAAGCTCAAGGATATCAATGAAACGCCGCTTGATGAGAAGGTGCTGAGAGCCCTTAGCTACGTGCGCGTCAATGAATTCTTCGAGGCAGGTACCTCCCACTACGCCCCGTTCTATGACAAGCGAATCTTCTCGTTAGAGGAACTGCGCGAACAAGATCGGACGATCTGGTTCGTACGTGCCGCGACGGACCAGGATCCGAGCCACCAAGTCTCCCTGCTCCATGCGCGAAGCTTGCAGCCCGCCCACTTCCCGATGGAGTACTTGCATGCCAGCGGGCCCAGCCTGCTGTGGCTCTCCGACACTCATTTCTCCGTCGATGGGCACCATAGGTTCCCAGACAAGTCCAACGTGCAGAAACAGAACTTGGCGCTCGCGCTCGATCAACTGCTAAAGAACCAGCAGGCCTCGCTGGGAGGAGTGCTCCTGTCGGGTGACATCACTTGGCGCGCAGCACCAGAGGAGTTCGAAAAAGCCCTTGAGAGCCTGGGCACCCTCACGCGAAAACTTAACCTTTCATCCTACCAGATCGCCATCTGCCCCGGAAACCACGACCTCGCGTTCTCCGAGAACCCGGCCGAGAAAGGGGGACCGGTGAAGGAGGTGGGCCCTGCCTCACGCAAGGCCTTCGATGATTTTTATCGCGCCCTGTATTACCTTTCGCCCAATGAGCACCTGAGTTCGGGGAGGCGATTCCTGCTCAAGGGCTCCGTTCCCGTGGAGGTGGTCTGCCTCAATTCGTCGCTGCTCCAGCAGCAATCTGGTGCATTCCAGGGGCACGGCTTCGTGGGAGAGCAGCAATTGCAGGACGCGGCACGCGCCATGGGGTGGGTTCCCGGAGAGGAAACCCGGGCGGTGCGGATCCTCATGATGCACCATCACCTGATGCCGACGACCTACCGGGAAGAAGCCTGGGTTGGTGGCCGGTACAGTGCGGTGCTTGACGCGGAGGCGGTTGCCCGGTGGGTAACCGAGCACCGGGTGAGGCTCGTGCTTCACGGGCACCAGCACCAGCCTTTCTGTACGAGAATCGCACGGCCCTTGAATGTCGAGCAGCCCTCTGGGCCCTGGCATGAATTCTACGTCTTGGGCCTGGGAAGCTCTGGTGTCGAGCTATCCCACCTGGGCGAGAGCAAGAACAACACGGTCGGGCTGCTCACGTTCCATGCCCGGGAGGTTACGGTTCGTATCCAGACTGTCGACCCGACACACCCCTCGAAAGAACTCTGGTCCTTTAAAATCCCCTACACGCCGCCAGATAGGTAGGGCCCCATGCAACTCCTCATCACCGACCTGGACAACACGCTCTACGACTGGGTGACCTTCTTCTCGAAGGCCTTCCAGGCCATGATACGCGAACTCTCGGGCCTCCTCGGTTGCTCGGAAGACGAGCTACTAGAACAGTTCAAGGCCGTGCACCAGCACTATGGCAATTCGGAGCAGCCGTATGCGGTCCTGGAGCTGCCCGCCGTCCATGCGCGATTTGGCCATCTGTCACGTCCGGAACTCCTCCAGGCTCTCGATCCGGCGTTGCACGTGTTCAATCGCGCCCGCAAGCAGCACCTCCGCCTATACGACGGAGTCGAGACGACGCTGGCTCGCGCGCATGCGGCGGGTACCGTGATCGTCGGTTACACCGAGGCCATCCTCGAAAACGCCTACTTTCGGCTAAAGTCGCTCGGAATCGACAAGTACTTCCACCACCTGTATTGCCTCGAAGGGCGCTGGAGCGGGCACCCGGATGCGGCACGAGAGGAGGTGCTCCGCCCTCCTCTGGGTTTCGTCGAGAGGATCCCGCTCTCCGAGCGCAAACCCAGTCCCCGGCTGTTGCTCGACATCTGCCAGCGCGAGGGTGTGAACCCCCGTGATGCATGGTACGTCGGAGACAGCATCACCCGGGACATTCGTATGGCGAAGGAAGCGTGCATCCATGCGGTCTGGGCCAAGTACGGCACCCGGTACGAGCGTCACCTTTGGGACCTGCTCGTGCGCATTACCCATTGGACGGATGAGGCCGTGGCACAGGATGTCCGATTGCGCGAGGACTCCGTAGGCATCCAACCCGATTTCGTCATTGACTCCTTCGCGGAACTCGAAAGGCTCCTCGGGCTCTCCCGGTAACGGAGATAGCCCAGGAGCAACTTCGTCAGGAGGGTCACATTGAGGGCTCAGACGGCCCAATTCGGTTCAGTAACTCGCGGACGCGAGCTGCAAGCGGCCCCCGTCTCTTGGGGCTCACGAGAAAACGTAGGAGGGAGCGCGAGTGGGGAGAACATGAGTGGATGTACCGGCGCAGTCTGCCGAAGGGGGCGGTGCTGTATGCGGCGTTGAGGGTCAACCTCACCACGCTGTCGGCGGAGGCAGGCACGGGAGCGCGGCTAGCCCCGGTACGTGGAGCTGAGGAGGTGTCAAAGAACTCGTTGCGCTACCTTCCGCTCCCCGAGTCGTATCTACGAGTCGTCTGACACCCATCTCGGAGCCAACCTCGCACTCGACGTGGGCAGTTCCAGGTGAGCACAAGGGCGCCTACCCACCGGGTACCATCACGTACGCCAGCACCTGCCTACGGCATTCATAGTGGGCACAACTCTCATGCTACAGCTTTCTTTTTGCCCTTCTTCTGCACGCTCGCGCTGTAACTGGTCAGCACCTTCTCCAGGTATGCAGGGTCTGACTTGAGCTTTGCCACGCAGAACTCCACTGCCTTCTTGGAATACACGTGGTATTTCATCGGGTGGATCATCTCGTGGTGGTACTCGTTGTTCGACTTGCGCCAGTTCTCAACGTGGCACACCGCGACAAAGCTGTGCATTGTAAACATTTTCCCGGTCTGCTTCGCGACCTCCACAGCGGCGCCAGTTGCCTTGTAGGGGTACTTATGCTCAATCGGCACGGCCTTTTCGATGATCGTGCCTTCGTGTGAAGCATCGTTGCCAGGAACGAGCTTGATGTCGCCCTCGCTCTCCTTCTTCGTCAGGACAAGGCTGTAGCCAATCGGGACCGCGAACGCGACGTTGTCCTGCTTCTTGATCTCCGCCGAGATGGTCTTGAGTAGGCCCGCGATTTCATCGCCCGTAGTCTGCCCGTACATCTGGCGGAGCGTGATGACGTCGGGTTCGGTGTCGAAATCCGACACGAGCGAAAGCAGTCCTGCAGAGCTGACGGGGAAGAGTGGGTGTCCGGTGGTAGCGAGGAATCGACGAGCGAAGTTCATCACGCCGGACTGGAAAACCCGAGACATTACGCCTTGGAGTTCACGCATTAGCAGATGTGTCGCCTCGTGCCGGAACTCAGCAATCAATCCTACGTTCTTGCGCACGGGATCGTTCTCCTGGAATCGCTGGTTGAGTGCTACCTCCAGGCTGATGGTTTCTCGTCGCTTTCCCTTCTCTGCCGGTGCGCGGTAGATTTTCTCTTCACCGCTTGCTTCGATGATCTCTGCCTTGAGTAACTGTTCCCAGGCCATGCAAAACAGCACGCAAAAGCCGTCGAGGCGGTTATCGAGTGAGGGCCGGTTGTAAAGTTCCAGCGCCAAGGTCATGTTGTCCTTGGCCTTATGCAGGAGAGCTCGCGCGAGCGGGTTCTTGCAGTTCGCCCCGAATTCTCGTGCTTGATGGTTCTGGCTGACTCTCCGATGAAAGGTCGGCTCGTCCAACTCAGCCGCCGCAGTGACCAAGTACTCGGTCTTGCTCTTCTCAGAGAGAAACGGAGCGTAGACACCCTTGCTCCAATGGGTCTTCCAAGTGGAGGCCTGCCACTTCGTCACTTCTAGGATCTGCTTCGAAGTGACGGTCTTTCCTCGGTTCGCCTTGATGAGTTCGAACAGGGCTTGATTCGGCGGATTTAGCTTTCCCGTGGACACCGGTTCCCCCTCCTTACAAAGCTCGTAACCTACCGATGCAGTGACGGTTGGTCTAGCACTACGGCGAGAGCACCTTATTGACCTCCAGGTCGCACCGAGGACGGCAGCGCAACTCGCCACGCTCGACGTGGCCCGCATCCTATCCTTCAGGGTTGTTTCACCTGGGGAAAGGCCAGCGCCATGGCGAATGAGTACCGAAGTCCTGGGGCGGGGGAGGGCGGCGGTATGCAGCTCGAGGCTCGGCGGAGTTCGCGGGGCAGGCCATGGGCTTCGCATGGGGTGGTGCTGGTGCTCCTCGGTCTGCAGACGGCGTGCGCGACGGGCTACCCCACGGGCGGGATGCTCGCTGGCCCGACGTGCCACTGGGGGCCCGTCCATGCGAGAGGACGGTGCACGAGGGGAGCGCGCCGGTGATGCCCGGGCCAGGCCCTATGCGGAGAAGGTGCGCCCCCTCTCTCGGCTGGTGACGGCGGTGGTGCTGACGGTGGGCACGGCCGGTGCTGGAACTGCGAAGGAGAGCCGTTCTGGTTGCGGCATCTGCTAGGTTCGTGACTTCGGAGGTGCCCAGCCCTGACCCGACTTTTCCCGTGGTTGCCGCTCACGCTTGTTTTGACTGGAGCCACAGCAGCAGCTCAGCCCCATCCCCCCGCCCGCGAGCGCCAGGAGCGGCGTGTGACTCTCTCCGGCAACCCGGAGGAGGCCGGGCCGGAGGTGAGTGTGGCCGCCGGTACCGCCACCTACATCCGCTTCGACGCTCCCATCGACAAGGCCTCGGTGGAGGTGGAGGGTCGGCCGATGCGCTTCCGCTGGGTGGATGTCGGGGAGCGTCTGGTCGCCGTGGAGCCCTCCGTCGACCTGGGCGTCGAGGAGAAGCTGGTGGTGCGGGTGCGCTACAAGGACGGAGCCTCCCCGGCGGGTGCCACGCTCGTGCTCGCCTCCCACCCCACGCGGGTGGACAAGGAGGTAGAGGTGGTGCGCCGCCCGCGCACCGTCGAGACGTTGGAGGCGGCGCTGGCGGAGAAAGAGGCGGAGCTCGCGACACTTCGGGCCTCGAGCGGGCTGGCCGGGCTCGTGTTTTCCGGGCGGCTGGACCCGTACGGGGTGCAGGCCCGACGCATCATGAGTGCACCCGAGGGCGCGTGGGGTGGGCTGAAGGTGGCGGACGGGGTGGGGTATCGCGCCAGTTCCTGGGCTCTCGCCGTCGTCCGTGTGCGCAACCTTCCGGGGCAAAGCCCCTGGAGGCCAGGCGTGGCGCGGCTCATCCGTGCGGACGGCACCGCCGTGAAGGTCCTCTCCGTGGACATGAACAAGGCACAGCTCGCGCCGGGTGAAGAGGGCATCGTCACGGTGGAGCCAGAGGCCCCCTCCTGGGAGGTGGGCGATGTCTTCCGCCTCGAGCTGCTGGACAAGAGCGGCGTCCGGCCCCTCCCCGCCCTCGACGTGGCTCTCTAGAAAGGAGGCAGACCCCATGACGATGGAATCCCTGCACCCGGACCACCTCCAACCCGGCCATGTGGTGGGCCCCTGGCTGATCGTCCAGGTGCTGGGCCGTGGAGGCTCCTCCCGCGTCTTCAAGGTGGAGCGCGACGGCCGCCCGTACTCCATGAAGATGGGGCTGCGCCCCATCACCCAATCCAAGGAGGGCTTCTCAGAAGAGAAGTACGTCGAGGAGAAGAGCGCCTACCGGCAACTGGCGCGCGAGGCGGCAGCGCTCTTCACCTACTCGTCGCACCCCAACCTGCTGCGCGTGTACGGGGTGGACTTCTGGCCCAACCCCGCCCAGGGCTATCCCTTCCTCATCACCGACTACGTGGAGGGGGACACGTGGCACGAGTGGCGCTGGCGCACGCCTCCGCACGCCATTGGGCTGGTGGACACCTTCAGTGACGTGGTGCGAACCGTGGGCGTACTCCACGCGCGCGGCGTCTACCACCGGGACTTGAAGGCGGAGAACATCCTCATCCGCCGTGCGGACGGCCGCCCCTTCCTGATCGACTTCGGCACCGCGCGGCTGCCGGGGGCGCTCACGAAGACGCTGGGCCTGCCCGAGGGCGTCCTGCACCTGGTTCCGCCCGAGCTCCTGGCCTACACCCGCACCGAGGCGTGGAAGCGAGGCGAAGCCTTCCAAGGGGGCGTGGCCGCGGATTTGTACGCCCTGGGGGTGTTGCTCTACCAGGGCCTCACGGACCTGCACCCCTTCAATCCGGAGTTGCCGGACGAGGAGCTGGTGGCCGCCATCGCCACCCGTCCTCCAAAGGCCCCGCACCTCCTCAATCCCCTGGCGCCGCGCTCCCTGAGCGACATCGCCATGAAGCTGCTGGAGAAACGGCCCGAGGACCGGTACCCGGACACCCAGGCGCTGCTCGAGGCGCTGGAGAAAGCCGCCGAGAAGGAGAGGCAGTCCCCTGCCTGGAGGCTGCCGCTCTACGCGGTTGAGGGCAGTCCAGCCGCGGAGCCAACGCCCCAGGAGGTAGCGGTCCAGCCAGCCCAGCCGCCGGATACGGCGTCCGCGGAGCCAGAGGAGGCTCAGCCGCCTGAGAAGGAAGAGTCCCAGGCGGCTCCTCAGGAGCCCCCCGCTGCACCTGCCCGCCCGAGGCGCACAACGTGGCCCAGGGTCCTACTCGCGGGTCTGATCGTGCTCGGCCTTGCCTTGTGGCTGGTGCGCTCCACACTCGCGCCCCCACCCGAGGCGCTGCTGCCTGGGTCTGGCCCCGAGAAAGGAAGCCCACCTGTGCCCACTCCTTCGCGCTCTGCCCCTTCGAGTTTCCTCGCCGCCTGGCTGTGTGCTGTCGTCGGCGCCGGCTGCCCCGCCGCCCAGGTGAAGCCCCCGGAGCCCGCTGCCTGCCCCAGGGAGGCAACCGAGGCCATGTTCAAGGAGTTGAAGATTCGGCTGGGCAGCGAACTTCGGGCTGTCGTGGATGTGAACCAGCCGAGCGGCCTGGGCGTACCGGGGGTCTACCAGGATGGACCCGTCGTCAGCCAAATCGTGGAGGGCGATGGCAATATGCCCGAGGGGACGCTGCTCCACGGCCGTCTCTGGACAGGCCCCGGTATCTACGACACGTATTCCGAGATGGATGTGGATAAGAAGCGCCCGGCTGTCATGGGCCGCTACACCCTGGCCGTGCTCCCTGATGGTCGACAGTACCCCGTGTGCATCATCCTGGGCGACCATGTCGGGCGCGTGCCCAAGCGTGAAGGCTCCAAGGAAGGAGCCGCCGTGCTGGGCCGGGAGCAGCCGGTGAGCGCTGTCTGGCGTTGGCCGTGAGGGGGCCCATGGGCGCCGCCTGCGTTGTGTGCCGAGGCGGCGCTCTGATTTGACTCTGGGGAGGTGTCAAAGAACTCGTTCCGAGTTCCCCTACGAATCGTCTGACACCTGCCTGGAGACACCTGCCTGGAGGCGCCGAGCCCTGGACAGCGGCGGGGCTGAGTTGAAGGACTCGGCGGGCGTGGAGGTGGAGCTTTCCGCGTGGCAAGATTCGGCCATTGCCCCTGGTGCCCTGGGCTTTGTAGTGGTGGGCGCCGAGAGGGAGCCGGGGCAACTCACCTGCCCCTGCACCCTCAAGCTGA contains the following coding sequences:
- a CDS encoding serine/threonine protein kinase, whose protein sequence is MTMESLHPDHLQPGHVVGPWLIVQVLGRGGSSRVFKVERDGRPYSMKMGLRPITQSKEGFSEEKYVEEKSAYRQLAREAAALFTYSSHPNLLRVYGVDFWPNPAQGYPFLITDYVEGDTWHEWRWRTPPHAIGLVDTFSDVVRTVGVLHARGVYHRDLKAENILIRRADGRPFLIDFGTARLPGALTKTLGLPEGVLHLVPPELLAYTRTEAWKRGEAFQGGVAADLYALGVLLYQGLTDLHPFNPELPDEELVAAIATRPPKAPHLLNPLAPRSLSDIAMKLLEKRPEDRYPDTQALLEALEKAAEKERQSPAWRLPLYAVEGSPAAEPTPQEVAVQPAQPPDTASAEPEEAQPPEKEESQAAPQEPPAAPARPRRTTWPRVLLAGLIVLGLALWLVRSTLAPPPEALLPGSGPEKGSPPVPTPSRSAPSSFLAAWLCAVVGAGCPAAQVKPPEPAACPREATEAMFKELKIRLGSELRAVVDVNQPSGLGVPGVYQDGPVVSQIVEGDGNMPEGTLLHGRLWTGPGIYDTYSEMDVDKKRPAVMGRYTLAVLPDGRQYPVCIILGDHVGRVPKREGSKEGAAVLGREQPVSAVWRWP
- a CDS encoding HAD family hydrolase → MQLLITDLDNTLYDWVTFFSKAFQAMIRELSGLLGCSEDELLEQFKAVHQHYGNSEQPYAVLELPAVHARFGHLSRPELLQALDPALHVFNRARKQHLRLYDGVETTLARAHAAGTVIVGYTEAILENAYFRLKSLGIDKYFHHLYCLEGRWSGHPDAAREEVLRPPLGFVERIPLSERKPSPRLLLDICQREGVNPRDAWYVGDSITRDIRMAKEACIHAVWAKYGTRYERHLWDLLVRITHWTDEAVAQDVRLREDSVGIQPDFVIDSFAELERLLGLSR
- a CDS encoding DUF3644 domain-containing protein, with amino-acid sequence MSTGKLNPPNQALFELIKANRGKTVTSKQILEVTKWQASTWKTHWSKGVYAPFLSEKSKTEYLVTAAAELDEPTFHRRVSQNHQAREFGANCKNPLARALLHKAKDNMTLALELYNRPSLDNRLDGFCVLFCMAWEQLLKAEIIEASGEEKIYRAPAEKGKRRETISLEVALNQRFQENDPVRKNVGLIAEFRHEATHLLMRELQGVMSRVFQSGVMNFARRFLATTGHPLFPVSSAGLLSLVSDFDTEPDVITLRQMYGQTTGDEIAGLLKTISAEIKKQDNVAFAVPIGYSLVLTKKESEGDIKLVPGNDASHEGTIIEKAVPIEHKYPYKATGAAVEVAKQTGKMFTMHSFVAVCHVENWRKSNNEYHHEMIHPMKYHVYSKKAVEFCVAKLKSDPAYLEKVLTSYSASVQKKGKKKAVA
- a CDS encoding metallophosphoesterase family protein, which gives rise to MTELKINAVILRFRDLVTPPGGTIRQHKQILDDQGFIWWGWWNKSGEAVPERVFAELKERALKDGLTVYLFDSGHERVYSATCKDIQWATARARMASPDPKRTPEYYNEQQYLAWFKLKDINETPLDEKVLRALSYVRVNEFFEAGTSHYAPFYDKRIFSLEELREQDRTIWFVRAATDQDPSHQVSLLHARSLQPAHFPMEYLHASGPSLLWLSDTHFSVDGHHRFPDKSNVQKQNLALALDQLLKNQQASLGGVLLSGDITWRAAPEEFEKALESLGTLTRKLNLSSYQIAICPGNHDLAFSENPAEKGGPVKEVGPASRKAFDDFYRALYYLSPNEHLSSGRRFLLKGSVPVEVVCLNSSLLQQQSGAFQGHGFVGEQQLQDAARAMGWVPGEETRAVRILMMHHHLMPTTYREEAWVGGRYSAVLDAEAVARWVTEHRVRLVLHGHQHQPFCTRIARPLNVEQPSGPWHEFYVLGLGSSGVELSHLGESKNNTVGLLTFHAREVTVRIQTVDPTHPSKELWSFKIPYTPPDR
- a CDS encoding DUF2381 family protein; the encoded protein is MTGATAAAQPHPPARERQERRVTLSGNPEEAGPEVSVAAGTATYIRFDAPIDKASVEVEGRPMRFRWVDVGERLVAVEPSVDLGVEEKLVVRVRYKDGASPAGATLVLASHPTRVDKEVEVVRRPRTVETLEAALAEKEAELATLRASSGLAGLVFSGRLDPYGVQARRIMSAPEGAWGGLKVADGVGYRASSWALAVVRVRNLPGQSPWRPGVARLIRADGTAVKVLSVDMNKAQLAPGEEGIVTVEPEAPSWEVGDVFRLELLDKSGVRPLPALDVAL